The following proteins are encoded in a genomic region of Flammeovirga pectinis:
- a CDS encoding DHA2 family efflux MFS transporter permease subunit produces the protein MSSSKNNYSSTQKWTLLATILASSLVFIDGTALNVALPALQRDLNLSGAQLLWVINGYALFLSALLLLGGSLGDLYGRNKIFLIGLILFSVSSFFCGIAQSSYHLLIARSFQGVGGALLTPGSLSILSAHFDNSNRGQAIGLWSTFSALTGVLGPILGGWLAGMGLWRIIFFLNIPLSIMVLIIMLTKVPETSNKNAQKLDVWGALFVVLGLTGLTYGFIESASLGFFHPIIISSVFIGCASLVLFILVQKRSRHPMMPLSLFKSSTFSGGNLLTLFVYAAMGGVLFFVPLNLIDIQGYSEVNTGLAMLPIIICIASISPLMGKYVDKNGYRKPLIVGPIIISIGYYLFSLCGITNGAEEYWTTFFLPFLILGIGMGITVAPLTTSVMGSVSEENIGVGSGVNNVIARAANVLAVALMGALALYLFTAYVTDGINALELGQHIKQEVIVEAVNFTGAKVPSDVIIDQKETIAILYKNAFVEAFNQIVYIAVGLTLLSSVVSYRMIK, from the coding sequence ATGAGTTCCTCAAAAAATAACTATTCTTCTACCCAAAAATGGACATTGTTAGCAACCATTTTAGCATCGTCTTTGGTGTTTATAGATGGCACAGCTTTAAATGTTGCATTACCTGCATTGCAACGTGATTTAAATCTATCTGGAGCACAATTATTATGGGTAATAAATGGGTATGCTTTATTTCTTTCAGCACTTTTACTTTTAGGGGGTTCTTTAGGAGATTTATACGGTAGAAATAAGATTTTCCTTATAGGGTTAATACTGTTTTCAGTATCTTCTTTCTTTTGTGGAATAGCCCAATCATCGTATCATTTATTGATTGCAAGGTCGTTTCAAGGGGTTGGAGGAGCTTTACTTACACCGGGTAGTTTGTCAATTTTAAGTGCACATTTTGATAATTCTAATCGAGGGCAAGCCATTGGTTTATGGTCTACATTTAGTGCCTTAACTGGTGTATTAGGACCTATACTTGGTGGTTGGTTAGCAGGAATGGGGCTATGGAGAATAATTTTCTTTCTCAATATTCCACTTTCAATAATGGTTTTAATCATTATGCTAACAAAAGTACCAGAAACTAGCAATAAGAATGCACAAAAGTTAGATGTTTGGGGTGCGTTATTTGTTGTATTAGGACTAACTGGATTAACATATGGTTTTATAGAATCAGCTAGTTTAGGTTTCTTTCATCCCATTATAATAAGTTCAGTTTTTATTGGGTGTGCATCTTTGGTACTATTTATACTCGTTCAGAAAAGGAGCAGACACCCCATGATGCCACTAAGCCTATTTAAATCATCTACATTTAGTGGTGGAAATTTACTGACGTTATTTGTTTACGCAGCTATGGGAGGCGTACTTTTCTTTGTGCCCTTAAACCTTATTGATATTCAAGGTTATAGCGAAGTAAATACGGGTCTTGCTATGTTACCTATTATTATTTGTATCGCATCAATTTCACCTTTAATGGGTAAATATGTAGATAAAAATGGATACAGAAAACCGTTAATTGTAGGACCTATTATTATAAGTATCGGTTATTATTTATTTTCATTGTGTGGAATAACAAACGGAGCGGAGGAGTATTGGACTACTTTTTTTCTCCCTTTTTTAATACTAGGAATAGGTATGGGAATTACGGTTGCTCCGTTAACAACATCTGTAATGGGTTCTGTTTCGGAAGAAAATATTGGCGTAGGTTCTGGCGTAAATAATGTAATTGCAAGAGCAGCAAATGTTTTGGCTGTAGCACTTATGGGAGCATTAGCATTGTATCTTTTTACCGCTTATGTTACAGATGGAATTAATGCATTAGAATTAGGACAGCATATAAAGCAAGAAGTGATTGTTGAGGCAGTAAATTTTACAGGAGCTAAAGTACCATCGGATGTAATTATAGATCAAAAAGAGACGATAGCAATTTTGTATAAAAATGCATTTGTCGAGGCTTTTAATCAGATAGTATATATAGCAGTTGGACTTACTTTATTGTCTAGTGTTGTGAGTTATAGAATGATTAAATAG
- a CDS encoding carboxypeptidase-like regulatory domain-containing protein produces the protein MNKKLIVLSLLISLSFLSFSQQIIKGKIINTENGKAVSYVNIGIKGSSIGTVSNLDGSFLIAIPKSYQIDNTTCIISCIGYTEQSILIDTLREENITLKLVPSTRVLNDVVINSRQKKGKKDDNPRLKKLGKIHTFLPIMHSMFYTASDSVIEDRLGRERGTIITIKEDCNVKAFSFHISGNEFKTIRFRLNLYATAKGKPSDLINQQDILFEVKDGFKGWYTVDLSQYSIVLKKNLEKAFVSLQWIDSEKLEDDSKWFSISAALSSVKNHFYRNKIGSLLMES, from the coding sequence ATGAACAAGAAATTAATCGTACTTTCTCTCCTTATAAGTCTTTCTTTCTTATCATTCTCGCAACAAATAATTAAAGGAAAAATAATTAATACTGAAAATGGCAAAGCAGTCTCTTATGTGAATATTGGAATTAAAGGATCTAGTATTGGTACTGTTTCTAATTTGGATGGTTCGTTTTTGATAGCAATTCCAAAATCATATCAAATAGATAATACAACTTGCATAATTTCTTGCATTGGGTATACAGAACAGTCCATACTAATCGATACACTTCGAGAGGAAAACATAACTCTAAAATTAGTTCCAAGCACAAGAGTACTTAATGATGTTGTTATCAATTCTCGTCAGAAGAAGGGTAAAAAAGATGACAATCCTCGATTAAAAAAACTTGGTAAAATACATACATTTTTGCCTATAATGCATAGTATGTTTTATACTGCTAGTGATTCGGTTATAGAAGATAGACTAGGAAGAGAAAGAGGAACAATTATTACAATTAAGGAGGATTGTAATGTAAAAGCATTCAGTTTCCACATTTCTGGAAATGAATTTAAGACCATTCGTTTTCGCCTCAACCTCTATGCCACTGCAAAAGGCAAACCATCTGATTTAATTAACCAACAAGATATTTTATTCGAAGTAAAAGATGGATTTAAAGGGTGGTATACCGTAGACTTATCTCAGTATTCTATTGTTTTGAAAAAGAATCTAGAAAAAGCATTTGTAAGTTTACAATGGATTGATAGTGAAAAATTGGAAGATGATAGCAAATGGTTTTCAATCTCCGCAGCATTATCCAGTGTTAAAAATCACTTTTACAGAAATAAAATTGGGAGTCTTTTAATGGAAAGTTAA
- a CDS encoding helix-turn-helix domain-containing protein, translated as MDQIYIPTRSMGISKTFENLKEAFPNAEHNRFRFRGKNGGNSIYLGYYDLLPGFEISIIKTTNVKQVYYEEIKKDENWIILKFIRNKTVIDPIKKTLTLNEFGSDEVILYNTGLPLDTIMSANQYVEMVSIRINFNVLYDYTTLTKEQLDEISNSNKKIILHERMVPKIKAGIDELFKCQEIDEGVIGYSISKSLEMATHFLIQIKNRFTTPENYGISDYNYNQMIAIRDFLLEDLSLNIEIHDITKKFGVSTANFHRNFKKVFGTSPHKFIKKSRLDNAFNMLKSTDLPIVEIADQLGFTHASHLTNTFKEEFAITPKQLRKKINNL; from the coding sequence ATGGATCAAATTTATATACCTACAAGAAGTATGGGGATTAGCAAAACCTTCGAAAATTTAAAAGAGGCTTTCCCTAATGCAGAACATAACCGGTTTAGATTTAGAGGTAAAAACGGTGGAAACTCTATTTATCTTGGGTATTATGACCTTCTTCCTGGCTTTGAGATCTCTATAATTAAAACCACAAACGTTAAGCAAGTTTACTACGAAGAAATAAAAAAGGATGAAAATTGGATTATTTTAAAATTTATAAGAAATAAGACGGTAATAGATCCAATTAAAAAAACACTTACTCTTAATGAATTTGGATCAGACGAAGTTATACTTTACAACACTGGTTTACCTTTAGATACCATTATGTCTGCCAATCAGTATGTTGAAATGGTATCCATTAGAATAAATTTTAACGTGTTATATGATTATACTACACTAACAAAAGAACAGTTAGATGAAATAAGCAACTCCAATAAAAAAATCATTTTACATGAACGCATGGTTCCAAAAATAAAAGCAGGTATAGACGAGCTTTTCAAATGTCAAGAAATTGATGAAGGAGTTATTGGTTATAGTATTTCAAAGTCGTTAGAAATGGCAACACATTTCTTAATCCAGATAAAAAATAGATTTACTACGCCAGAAAACTATGGAATATCAGATTACAACTATAATCAGATGATTGCTATTAGAGATTTTCTATTAGAAGACCTCTCTCTCAATATAGAAATACATGATATCACTAAAAAATTTGGTGTAAGTACTGCCAACTTTCATCGTAATTTTAAAAAGGTTTTTGGAACAAGTCCGCACAAGTTTATTAAAAAATCTAGATTAGACAATGCCTTCAATATGCTAAAAAGCACCGATTTACCAATTGTAGAAATTGCAGATCAGTTAGGCTTTACACATGCCAGTCACCTTACTAATACATTTAAAGAAGAGTTTGCTATAACGCCAAAACAGTTACGTAAAAAGATAAATAATCTTTAA
- a CDS encoding arylsulfatase, whose protein sequence is MKTIFTTIKVVLLFIFGSNINSFAQEILPFPEKKSKSKAGVSMQNSTYIKSTPEKHLKKDAPNILIILIDDIGGGTTTTFGGEINTPNLTRVADMGVSYNRFHTTAMCSPTRASILTGRNHTKVGSGQVAEFANNWDGYSSIIPKESAAMAEVLKDYGYNTSAFGKWHNTPVDETSSVGPFNHWPNAYGFDYFYGFLGGEANQYEPHLVRNNTYVEHPKTSSGHDYYHLTEDLTDDAIKWLRDQQSFAPDKPFFMYWSPGAVHGPHHVTREWSKKYEGKFDDGWDNYRKRVFKRQKEMGWIPGNSVLTERDSTMQGWDDIPDDQREFQSQLMEVFAGFTEHTDYNVGRIIDELEAQGELDNTLIFYIWGDNGSSSEGQKGTISELLSLNGIKSNVEDHIKALDELGGLEVLGTDKVHNMYHAGWAWAGSTPYKGTKLTASYLGGTRNPMVVAWPKAIKHDSIPHAQFHHVNDIVPTVYDVVGIEAPQVVNGVTQTEIDGVSMAYSFNDAKAEGTLKTQFFDIMGSRSIYSDGWIACTFGPRIPWVQGFPAGIENWRPENDKWELYNINEDWTESNDLAAEYPEKLEELKELFLVEATKYDDLPIGGGLWSVIYHPEDLPRTPYNEWHFTGRMERMPEGIAPKLGRASNTVEMEVEMPKNANGVLYALGDFSGGLTCFMKNGYLYYEYNLFEIKRFRFKSAQKIKPGKVKLEVISTMTARKGNAPLDVVIKINGEVVTKGQVPTTAPVGFTGNDCLDLGTDLGSPVSTMYYDKAPYKFNGEIIKTKIFYTK, encoded by the coding sequence ATGAAAACAATTTTTACAACGATTAAAGTCGTCTTATTATTTATTTTTGGAAGTAACATTAATTCGTTTGCTCAAGAAATATTACCTTTTCCAGAGAAAAAATCGAAGAGTAAAGCGGGGGTAAGTATGCAAAATTCTACATACATTAAGTCTACTCCAGAAAAGCATTTAAAAAAGGATGCTCCAAATATTTTAATTATATTAATTGATGACATAGGTGGTGGTACAACTACAACTTTTGGAGGAGAGATAAATACTCCAAACCTAACAAGAGTAGCAGATATGGGAGTTTCTTATAATAGGTTCCATACCACTGCAATGTGTTCTCCAACAAGAGCTTCGATATTAACGGGTAGAAACCATACTAAAGTTGGTAGCGGACAAGTGGCAGAATTTGCTAATAATTGGGATGGTTATTCTAGTATTATCCCTAAAGAATCTGCAGCAATGGCAGAAGTGCTAAAAGATTATGGCTATAATACAAGTGCTTTTGGTAAGTGGCATAACACTCCAGTAGATGAAACATCAAGTGTTGGCCCTTTTAACCACTGGCCAAACGCATATGGATTTGACTATTTTTACGGATTCTTAGGAGGAGAAGCAAACCAATACGAACCTCATTTAGTAAGAAATAACACTTATGTAGAACATCCTAAAACTTCTAGTGGACATGATTATTACCACTTAACAGAAGATTTAACAGATGATGCAATCAAGTGGTTAAGAGATCAACAATCTTTTGCACCAGATAAACCTTTCTTTATGTATTGGAGTCCAGGTGCTGTACATGGTCCTCATCATGTAACAAGAGAGTGGAGTAAAAAGTATGAAGGTAAATTTGATGACGGTTGGGATAATTACCGTAAAAGAGTTTTCAAAAGACAAAAAGAGATGGGTTGGATTCCTGGCAACTCAGTGTTAACAGAAAGAGATTCTACAATGCAGGGTTGGGACGATATTCCTGATGATCAAAGAGAATTCCAATCTCAATTAATGGAAGTTTTTGCAGGTTTTACAGAACATACAGATTACAATGTTGGTAGAATTATTGACGAACTAGAAGCTCAAGGTGAATTAGACAATACATTAATTTTCTATATCTGGGGCGATAACGGTTCTTCATCAGAAGGTCAGAAAGGAACAATTAGTGAGTTATTATCTTTAAACGGTATCAAGAGTAATGTCGAAGACCATATTAAAGCTTTAGATGAGCTAGGTGGTTTAGAAGTTTTAGGTACAGATAAAGTCCATAATATGTATCATGCAGGTTGGGCATGGGCAGGAAGTACACCCTATAAAGGTACAAAGTTAACAGCTTCTTACTTAGGTGGAACTCGTAATCCAATGGTTGTCGCTTGGCCTAAAGCAATTAAACACGATAGTATTCCTCACGCTCAATTCCATCATGTAAATGATATTGTCCCTACAGTTTATGATGTAGTGGGTATTGAAGCTCCTCAAGTAGTTAATGGTGTTACGCAAACAGAAATTGATGGAGTTAGTATGGCTTATTCATTTAATGATGCAAAAGCAGAAGGGACTTTAAAAACACAATTTTTCGATATTATGGGTAGTAGAAGTATTTACTCAGACGGGTGGATTGCGTGTACTTTTGGACCAAGAATCCCTTGGGTACAGGGTTTTCCAGCGGGTATTGAAAATTGGAGACCAGAAAATGATAAATGGGAACTTTACAACATTAACGAAGATTGGACAGAGTCTAATGATTTGGCTGCAGAATATCCTGAAAAGTTAGAAGAATTGAAAGAGTTATTTCTTGTAGAAGCAACAAAATATGATGATCTACCTATTGGTGGTGGTTTATGGTCAGTTATTTATCATCCAGAAGATTTACCAAGAACACCTTATAATGAGTGGCATTTTACAGGAAGAATGGAACGTATGCCAGAAGGTATTGCACCTAAATTAGGAAGAGCATCTAATACAGTAGAAATGGAGGTTGAAATGCCAAAAAATGCAAATGGTGTTTTATATGCACTAGGCGATTTTTCTGGAGGGTTAACTTGTTTTATGAAGAATGGCTATTTGTATTATGAGTATAATTTATTTGAGATCAAGAGATTTAGATTTAAATCTGCTCAGAAAATTAAACCTGGTAAAGTGAAATTAGAAGTTATATCAACAATGACTGCTAGAAAGGGAAATGCTCCATTAGATGTAGTAATCAAAATTAATGGTGAAGTAGTGACTAAAGGTCAAGTACCAACCACTGCTCCAGTAGGGTTTACAGGAAATGACTGTTTGGATTTAGGTACAGATTTAGGCAGCCCAGTATCAACAATGTATTATGATAAAGCTCCTTACAAATTTAATGGTGAAATAATCAAAACAAAGATATTTTACACTAAATAA
- a CDS encoding GNAT family N-acetyltransferase: MSILYQYNVNNIMQLLEIKNLNSTLQNSIIAVFRLSFSDAEGSKEGDTIATFVEDLLSTTKQDESHVFIAQNDKEITGAIVFSKFKTENNTNAFILSPVAVVTKFQGQKIGQNLINFALEVLKNNGVEVAITYGDPNFYSKVGFKQITEDIIQAPLKLSFPIGWLAQSLTSNTLDVIPGKTACVPALNKQELW; encoded by the coding sequence ATGAGTATTCTATATCAATACAATGTCAATAACATTATGCAATTATTAGAAATCAAAAACCTTAACTCAACCCTACAAAATTCAATTATTGCTGTTTTTCGTTTGTCATTTTCTGATGCAGAAGGAAGTAAAGAAGGCGATACAATTGCAACATTTGTAGAAGATTTGTTATCTACTACAAAGCAAGATGAATCGCATGTTTTTATAGCTCAGAACGATAAAGAGATTACAGGAGCAATAGTATTTTCAAAATTTAAAACAGAAAATAATACTAATGCATTTATACTTTCGCCAGTTGCGGTAGTAACTAAATTTCAGGGGCAAAAAATTGGACAAAATTTAATTAATTTTGCTTTAGAAGTTTTAAAAAATAATGGGGTCGAAGTTGCTATAACGTATGGAGACCCAAATTTTTATTCTAAAGTAGGTTTTAAACAAATTACTGAAGATATTATTCAAGCACCACTCAAATTAAGTTTTCCTATTGGATGGTTAGCACAGTCGCTTACAAGTAATACTTTAGATGTAATTCCTGGAAAAACAGCCTGTGTACCTGCCTTAAACAAGCAAGAGCTTTGGTAG
- a CDS encoding chalcone isomerase family protein produces the protein MKNLITTIVILLNTLAVYSQEQTYNVNFFKNVEFPNVITIEYENLKLNGHGMHTEGISKLFVCGLYLYERSDDPIKIIYDDHMKMIELIITSNQFQSDKSIKEIKEVHDKNMDHIKSGQLDDMVDNIKKYEGIIPQNLISIDKRFRSYFKEANKGKVQENEVQIKLFLATFNEVIKIGDHIRITFLENKILISRNGEHQSEIEGKEFQKIVLNTFIGNHAFNQTLKDDLLKSNL, from the coding sequence ATGAAAAATTTAATTACCACTATTGTTATACTATTAAATACACTAGCAGTATACTCTCAAGAACAAACCTATAACGTCAACTTTTTTAAAAATGTAGAATTTCCAAACGTTATTACGATAGAATATGAAAACCTTAAATTGAATGGTCATGGAATGCATACAGAAGGTATTTCTAAACTATTTGTTTGCGGGCTTTATCTCTACGAACGCTCAGACGACCCTATCAAAATTATCTACGATGATCATATGAAAATGATTGAGTTAATTATTACCTCGAATCAATTTCAATCGGATAAATCTATTAAAGAAATTAAGGAGGTTCACGACAAAAATATGGATCATATTAAATCTGGACAACTTGATGATATGGTTGATAATATCAAGAAATATGAAGGTATAATTCCTCAAAATCTGATTTCTATTGATAAACGCTTTAGGAGCTATTTTAAAGAAGCCAATAAAGGAAAAGTACAAGAAAATGAAGTACAAATAAAACTATTCTTAGCCACTTTTAACGAGGTGATTAAGATAGGTGATCATATTCGTATTACTTTTTTAGAGAACAAAATATTAATTTCTAGAAATGGTGAGCATCAAAGTGAAATAGAAGGAAAAGAATTTCAAAAAATAGTGCTCAATACATTTATTGGAAACCATGCTTTTAACCAGACATTAAAAGATGATCTCTTAAAAAGTAATCTTTAG
- a CDS encoding glycoside hydrolase family 53 protein, whose amino-acid sequence MKKEFLFYLLITLYILSGCSKDKSPTEEKEPQNFYFGADLSYVNQLLDKGATYKLNGAVTDPYSIFANKGTNLVRFRMWNNPLWTKELYGADGTQMYNDLYDVTTGMQKAKENGMEVLLDLHYSDTWADPGKQHVPKAWENITTLAVLKDSVFNYTLATLNYLKSQELTPEMIQIGNETNCGMMYTDALPSFPKCNVCDENWSNYKSVVNSAISAVKQFNTANGVTIKTMLHVADIKNVDWWYENVTTGADAVNFDIIGISYYPLWHKTIPFADVGKSVGNFKTKFNKEVIIVEVAYPWTSEGNDTMPNLFGTEAPLSGYPFTVEGHLKLMTDLTSDLQNAGALGVVYWEPAWIAYPIKTLWGTGSSWENCTFFDYNNNASSSFDYMKVEY is encoded by the coding sequence ATGAAGAAGGAATTCCTATTTTACCTATTGATTACGTTATATATACTGAGTGGGTGTTCTAAAGATAAATCACCTACAGAGGAAAAAGAGCCACAGAATTTCTACTTTGGGGCAGATCTTTCTTATGTAAATCAATTACTTGATAAAGGGGCTACCTACAAATTGAACGGAGCGGTAACAGATCCATATTCAATTTTCGCAAATAAAGGTACAAACCTAGTAAGGTTTCGTATGTGGAATAATCCTTTATGGACAAAAGAATTGTACGGAGCGGATGGAACACAGATGTATAATGATTTATACGATGTTACTACTGGTATGCAGAAAGCAAAAGAGAACGGTATGGAGGTATTGTTAGATTTGCACTATTCTGATACGTGGGCAGACCCTGGAAAACAACATGTTCCAAAGGCTTGGGAAAACATCACTACTTTAGCAGTTTTAAAAGACTCTGTATTTAACTACACATTAGCGACACTTAACTACCTGAAATCTCAGGAATTGACCCCAGAAATGATTCAAATTGGTAACGAAACTAATTGTGGAATGATGTATACAGATGCTCTTCCCTCTTTTCCGAAATGTAACGTATGCGATGAGAATTGGTCAAATTATAAATCTGTTGTAAACAGTGCTATTTCTGCAGTAAAACAATTTAATACAGCAAATGGGGTAACAATAAAAACGATGCTTCATGTAGCAGATATTAAAAATGTAGATTGGTGGTACGAGAACGTAACGACTGGAGCAGATGCTGTAAATTTTGATATTATTGGTATTTCTTATTACCCTTTATGGCACAAGACAATCCCTTTTGCAGACGTGGGGAAAAGTGTTGGAAATTTTAAGACAAAGTTTAATAAAGAGGTAATAATTGTAGAAGTTGCTTACCCATGGACATCCGAAGGTAATGATACTATGCCGAATCTTTTTGGAACAGAAGCACCTCTCAGTGGCTATCCTTTTACAGTAGAAGGTCATTTAAAATTGATGACGGATTTAACAAGCGATTTACAAAATGCAGGTGCATTGGGTGTAGTCTATTGGGAACCAGCTTGGATTGCATATCCGATAAAAACATTGTGGGGTACGGGCTCATCTTGGGAGAACTGTACTTTCTTTGATTACAACAACAATGCTTCTTCTAGTTTTGATTATATGAAAGTGGAATATTGA
- a CDS encoding DUF1186 domain-containing protein, translated as MENEEILMKLPTFHHPKEIEELYMYFNDYGLKRVEQLLELPKETLTEDLKKGIEDSITRFGYFTELNLDGNGIGIVYHGLQILAEIAPESSQEILIKVFSQPKDYLDFYLDYEIVDLYTVCYKIVGNNLSLAKSYLLSPIITSFAKAAMVKGICAIAVHEPERRQEVLSFIDELLEVYITSTNEAVVDSSLNAMLLDEIKYANLHELAPYIQKLYKANRIDEEFCGSYNEYMKNSEGFCINNDNFKVKSLLDTYKAFEPNEPSTSRDDYTFEFDESYRKEFLSTEYDSIRTEPKVGRNDPCSCGSGKKYKKCCM; from the coding sequence ATGGAAAACGAAGAAATTTTAATGAAACTACCAACTTTTCACCATCCAAAAGAAATAGAGGAGCTATACATGTATTTTAATGATTATGGCTTAAAAAGAGTAGAACAACTTTTAGAGTTACCTAAAGAGACACTTACAGAAGATTTAAAAAAAGGAATTGAAGATTCCATCACACGTTTTGGTTATTTTACTGAATTAAATTTAGATGGAAATGGAATAGGAATTGTTTATCATGGCCTACAGATTTTAGCAGAAATAGCTCCTGAATCATCGCAAGAAATTCTTATTAAAGTATTTAGTCAACCTAAAGATTACCTCGATTTTTATCTTGATTATGAAATTGTTGATCTTTATACTGTTTGCTACAAAATAGTAGGAAACAACTTATCTCTAGCAAAGTCTTATTTACTTTCACCCATAATCACTTCATTTGCAAAAGCTGCAATGGTAAAAGGTATTTGTGCAATTGCAGTTCACGAACCTGAACGTAGACAAGAAGTATTATCTTTTATAGATGAACTGCTTGAAGTGTACATTACATCAACAAATGAAGCAGTAGTAGATTCAAGTCTTAATGCAATGCTTCTTGATGAAATAAAATATGCTAACCTACATGAATTAGCTCCTTACATTCAAAAACTTTATAAAGCCAACAGAATTGATGAGGAATTTTGTGGGTCTTATAACGAGTATATGAAAAATTCTGAAGGTTTTTGCATCAATAATGACAACTTTAAGGTAAAGTCTCTTTTAGATACTTATAAAGCATTTGAGCCAAATGAGCCATCAACTTCTAGGGATGATTATACTTTTGAATTTGACGAAAGTTATAGAAAAGAATTTCTTTCTACAGAATATGACAGTATTAGAACAGAACCTAAAGTGGGAAGAAATGACCCTTGCTCTTGTGGTAGTGGAAAAAAATACAAGAAGTGTTGTATGTAA